CATCGCAGGAGATCAGGAGCCCTGGGATGGGCGCGGCGTGGACACCACAGGCCATGGTGGAGACCAGCCACATCTGCTTCAGCATGGCAGCCTTCTTCTTCTCCAGGATGTGCAGGGAGATGTTGGGCAGGGCCATCAGGAAGGCGTGCCGCTTGTGGTGGCTCAGCTCCCTCTCCAGCGTCTCCCCCAGGAGGTGAAAGTCGTACTTGCTGAGATCAAAAGCCGAGAGGAGGAAGACCTGGGGCGAGCGGATGCCTTGGGCCCGCAGACCCTCCAGGCAGTTCTGCCGGAtctcctgcagcacccccacctcGCTGTAGCTGGATGGCCGGCGCCTGAGGGAGGAATCCAGGTCTACATCCACCTTGGAGCGGACGAAGTAGAAGTTCTTGTCCATAGCCTGGATGTGGCGGGCCATAGCAGCGTGGTTGGCGGTGAAGCGCTGCGAGGCGATGATGAAGAAGATGTCGTAGCGCGAGAAGCCGACCTGCTCCTGGTAGGCGTCGGGGTGGAAATCGGGTGTGTCGATCCCCGGCAGGTCCCAGATGGTCACGTTGGGGTACCGGGGATGCTGGTATGGAGTCGGCTCCCTGGTGGTCTCCACCACACCGGTGCGGGCGGCACCTGCATCCTCATCGCCTAGGCCCTGCAGGGCGTTGACAAAGGACGACTTCCCGGAGCCGGTCTCGCCCGTGATGCCCACATCCAGCTGGATGCTCTCCAGCGACTCCAGCATTTCCTGCAGCCTGGAGGCCACTCCGGCGAGGTTCCCCTCCTCAAAGGCAGCTTTCAGggcctccagctcctccctcgACAGCTTGATGATGTCCTCACTGCTCTGTGAGGCCATGTCGGCTCTGgcaagctgctgcagctcctgtctTACAGAGGGAAAAGCCAGTTCTTGTCTGAGTTCCTGAGAATGCTGAACCGCTGAAACCCTCATCTAGGTCTTTGTCTCTGGGCAGCTCCTCCCGGAGACCCAACCCCATCCCAGCCTTCATCTTCTTTGGCCTGGCCAatggcagctccctcccctctgacCTCCCATGAATCCAGTTCCCCCTCAGTGGAGATTCCCACCCTGGCTTCCATCTCCTCCGGCCTGGGCTATCACAGCTCCTGCCTCTCCCTCACTTCCAGACCTCTCCTCGGCTGggatccccccccactcccccagcctctATCTCCTCTGGCCTGGCCTATGGCAGCTCCCACCCCTCTGGCTTCCCAGAGCATCAGACACCagcatgggctggctgggggaagggcgTGGGCTTGAAGCAAGAGCAGAAGTGAAGCCATTTCTGCTGCACCAAAGGGTCCTGTGAGGTAACAAGCAAGGAGAATGGGGAAGAGCCATCAAGGAGGAAGTTGGTGACTCCCAGTGGGGCTGAGAGAAGATGGAAGCTGAGGGTCAGACTGAGCGAAGATCCCTTACTCTgacagttacattattaaaggtgaAAGTcccaccccgctctaaccactagaccccactccactcccagagctgTACATCAAACTCAGATGTCCTCACTCCCAGCCTCTGAgttccctcacccacctgcccTCCCCAGGAAACAATGGGTGCAGAGATGGTTTAGGCTGGTGTTGTTTAATACACCAGGGAACCAGCTTCTGCCCGCACCTCAGAGCGGGTTACTCCCATTCACACCGGGCTGGCTTCTGGCCTCAGCTCTGCCCGAGTGTCCCCCAGTATCTTATCCCCAGGTGTGTCTGCCATGGAATATGAGCACATCTTATAGCCACATGCTGATTGGCTGACTGTGCCTTCTTATGTGATGTCAGTGGCTGTGGTGCAGTGCCACCAGACTCATCGCTGATTTGCATAAAGGGTATCCCTTCGCCCATTCGACGTATAATGGGTATCCCTCCACCCAATATGTGCATAAGACAGGGCAGAGCATGGAAGGTAGAAACAAAACAGTTAGTGGTGACTCTTCTCCTTCAAACCATAACGCTGCACTTAAATCGTCCATTTCACCTGAGCATCTGCAAGCTCTTAATGAGCCTTAATTAACTAACCACAGAGTTAGAAGTGAAAttaaaagtgacctgcaaaaCAGGAGACCCACTCCAAGGCTCCTTTCCCCTGCTAGAGCATTGCAAAGAGGCCTTGGTTTAATGGGGAATCAGTCCCTGGATGGTGAAAAGATGCCTGGCAGGAGCCCGAGCTGTGGAGTAGGAACCCATGGTGTTAGGCGCTGTACGTTggttattaggtgtattacggtagcatccAGGAGCCCTGGCCATTGACCAGGTCCCCTCCTGCTGgcatagggtgtgtctacactgaagcacaacagcagtgcagctgtgtgaCTGTAGTATTGAAGTGTAcacatgggtggcgggtataataggttagggtttttttttttatctattaTGCcgcatgcaggttccagggtggctgaggaggcggtatctgctattcagcttcctgggttcatcagtaatctccctggactccagagagattactgatgaGCCCCAGAAGCTGAGTAACACATACCAActcctcagctgccccagaacctgTATG
This region of Chrysemys picta bellii isolate R12L10 unplaced genomic scaffold, ASM1138683v2 scaf771, whole genome shotgun sequence genomic DNA includes:
- the LOC101943847 gene encoding interferon-inducible GTPase 5-like; translation: MRVSAVQHSQELRQELAFPSVRQELQQLARADMASQSSEDIIKLSREELEALKAAFEEGNLAGVASRLQEMLESLESIQLDVGITGETGSGKSSFVNALQGLGDEDAGAARTGVVETTREPTPYQHPRYPNVTIWDLPGIDTPDFHPDAYQEQVGFSRYDIFFIIASQRFTANHAAMARHIQAMDKNFYFVRSKVDVDLDSSLRRRPSSYSEVGVLQEIRQNCLEGLRAQGIRSPQVFLLSAFDLSKYDFHLLGETLERELSHHKRHAFLMALPNISLHILEKKKAAMLKQMWLVSTMACGVHAAPIPGLLISCDVDILARTLQGYCKSFGLDDDSLEKLAAKVGQPVGQMKAVIEAPLAQEISNSLVVQLLIQAGGKVPKLSKEVLRSVPVLGSMASGALSFATAYKMLRSFMDEVTASVQRVLIKAFQVDAEK